The nucleotide sequence CATTTCTTCACCTGGCAGTGATAGTACGCCCTGCTACTGAGGTGTTTCTGCGGCTGAACGTCACTTTCGATGCCCACTGATTTCACGCGGGTGTGGGACGCCACCGCATCTGCCACCTCACACTCAACCCTGACAAACGGGAACCAGTCGGCGGGAATCTCCTGATCTGACGCCAACTCCAGCTTACACGACAGTGACTGAAGCTGCTCCAGAGCTAACGGAGAAGACAAATCACAAAACCTGTGAGATTTACCGACCTTACGGACATATGAATGACCAAATAAGAGCCGTTCCATTAGATTGAGCCTCACCTGAGATTACCAGCACTATGGGTTACTAGCAGCAGTAAATGCCTCAAAAACAAACTATCAGCAAGACATCAAATTTCAAGAGCAGATCCCACAAGAATCGACTGAAGACAACAGTCTTTGTAAGTTCAGCAGTCAATCTTTAAGCACTCCACACAGAACTCCATGCGTGTCCTGATATATCCTCACAAACACATCGTTTTCATATGTGTGTAATGCCAATAATTCAGGTTCAGCAATCCAGCAAAAAAATGGATGGTTTATATTACACGTAGATAATGTCTATTTATCTACAATGTACAGTGTTTTACAATGTagagaaatgtaatttatctgACAAACATTCATATTGAGGGAATTTATTTCCAGTTTTTCAGTGGAACTAGTCCTGTTTAAATTGATATATTGACATAAATTGAtatataaattgatttttatattttttttttcatgccacTCAAATTCAAgtgttagtatttatttatttttttttttttaagtaaatgctttttttttcttttggtatgTTGCATGTTACTGTTTGCTCCATTAGTGAGCTCCTTGGGTCAATCCAAACACTCTTAGTATGAATTCACCATCAGTTTCAGTTTGTAGGTCATTTTGAGTTAgacatatctaaaaaaaaaaaaaaaaaaatggttcccTGTTGTTAACCTGCCTCAATAAGGGTCAGATATGTTACTGGTTTAATGAGTTATCCAATACATCCAATAAATCTGACTTCGTTATGGGgtttaaattcttttaaattagaatttaagcAACCCAAATTTGATCTTCATTTGTCGAACATTAGTTGCTTCAtgacaagtttttttttccatttaatctAAAGTTGAAAATGATTTACTTAAATGGTATATTTGACTCTGACAATAGGCACCggaaacaaatgtgttttactATTTCCATATTTTATACTTCTGTCGTGTCAAAACTCCTTGGACTGTTATGACGTCTGCAATGCAGTGGAAACACAAGTCATCTGATTCAGTCTGCAGTCCTGACTCAAAATCTTTACCTCACAGAGATAAAATTGTaacatataatgtatatatttttcattaaccTATGATAATATACCCACCACTGATATTCAAATAGGGCGCCACTTTGTGTTTTCTTACCCACGTTCTTTGGTGGAAGCCGCTCAATTCTCCAAACGATGGCCCGATGCACATTCTCATATTTGACCGTGCCGACAGACACGTGCATCACAGACTGAGACTCGGCCACATGCGCTGAGCCCAGACACGTGTTTCTGTTCATGCGAGCCTTCAGAGACTTCTGTCGCAGCAGCGGCATGCTGTTGGGCACTTTGACCCAGTCGCCGGGGAACGGCACCTGAACCACTAGGTTTTCACAGACCGTCTCTGTAGGCGATGGGAAACTGGACAGGACATTGAGGAAGACCTGGAGCTCGACGCAGGCACCCTGCACAGTCACCACGGCTTTAATGGAGAGCGGAGGCTCCCCGCAGCAGAGGGGCACCGTCCTGTAGCGCATGAGCTCCACTCGACAAGCGTCCGGAGGACAGAACTTAATCAGCCGTTTGTCTACAAACTCTGCCTCTCTGACACACCGGTGGAAATGGTAGTCAGCAATCTCCATCCAGATGTCCTCTTCCTCATCAGAACCGTACGCGGGGGCTTGTCTGAGAAGCCCCAGGTCATTCAGTGCCAGGAAACACTCCACTGCCCCGTTCAAGAAGGCGAGACAGTGAATTTGCGTTATGGCCGTGCACTCGAGAACAGCGCCGTCCTTGCTTTGCCGCATCCAGACACGGTCAGATATCTGCAAGGACAACTCCTGCTCTTCGTAGTGTTTGTGCTGCTGGTGCGGCACTGGTAACCGCAGGAGCTCCTCTTCTATGGACACCAGCAAGTTCTCCAAGTCTCCGTATTCTGTGGTGCCGAACTTCAAGAGTTGCTCCACTTCCGGTTCATGGGTCACCTCATGTTTAGGATGATAGCGCTTTCTCTCGACGTACGACACATGCTCGACCTTCAGCGTGGCGATCTTGCGCGGTTCTCCGTAACTCTCGAGTTTTGGACCCGAGAGAGCGCAGTTAGCATGCAGCTGGAACTCTTTGAAGGGTTTCTCCAAGCCCTTTTCATAAAAGAGCTGCAGCAGCGCTCCGGGCAGCAGCTGCAGGTATATGGGACCCCACTGGCGCGAAGACATGCGGTTCTTCTTCTCTGGGATCCGAAGCATCAAGGACCAACCGTGTCTCCTCTGACCGAGGAACAATCCTTGTGGGACGAAGGCGGACGGAGTTCTCTTCATCACTTGATCTTTTGCAGCACCTAAGCCTGAAGGTCGCTTCTCCTTTTCCGCTTTCCCATCATCACCTTCCTGCTGGTTCTCCTCTGTTCTCAGCTGTTCTAGTTTATGGCATATATAGGAGTAGGAGTACTGAAGGTGGTCTTGGGGTGGCTCATTGCCGTCCTTGGTACGGATGAAGAAACGGGGCAAACTGGGTCCAGAGTCGGAGTCTGACGATGAGGTCCAGGACACTCGTTTATGCTCAGCTTCCCCCCAGAAGGGGTTAAAATGCCCTGGCTCATCATGAGATGCTTTGAGAAAAGCAGAACCTTCAGGAAGTTTTATGGAGCCTCTCTGAGAGAAGCTGGACAGACCGCTGGAGAAGTCCGGCTGCTCCTGAGGAGCGTAACATAAGGGAGATGGACCCGCTGGAGTCAGAGCCACCGGAGTGTTCAGAGGAGTGTTGCTGGGCACACATGAGCTCCCATTGAGACTGAAATCCATGGAAGGGGATTCAATGGAAGAGCTGAAGCTCCATGATTCACTCCCCAGGGATGGCAGAACAAGTTTTAACCCGTTGGGCCGAGGTATTGAACCTGAGTTTGATGTAGAAGAGCGCAGGGATTTCTGGGGTGAGGAGAAGGTCGTCCCTTCATCTTCAAACGTTACCCAGTTGGCTGGATGATTCGTGGAGCACATCGTTTTACTCTTCTTGTGTGCACAGTCTTCtgcagaaatagaaatagacaCATACAAATAAGGTACTTACAAATCTAAATGAGTTTCAAACCAGTGGATTAGTCTGGTAATGTTGTCTTATAACTATGTGTTGACAAGCATGGACACATGGGATGCTTTGACTCTGCAGAGagaggacacacacacattagcaTGGGATGTATTACTGGGTGTCTTAGTTGGAAACATTGAAAGCAGCAATTGTACTTAAGTAAGAGAGCGATAGTGAGTCTTTTTGAAGGGCTCCAGAGATTCTTAACTGTCTTGTGCATGACAGACTATCCTCACATTCCTCAGGGacaaatgaataaacacagGAAACACCAACCCTTCACCCTGCTGCACACTGACACTCATAGGGATGATGTTATAAGACTCTTTACACATCCAGGGTGTCAAATGGGGCAAAAAGAAATGCTTGTTTATATTGTTGATCATGTAGTACTTAACATTCTGCATGCTCAGTCATTTCATGAAAGGGGTTCTAATATGCTTTTACACTTTTTCAGCTTcagttagtgtgtaatgttgctgtttgagcataaaAAGGATCTGCTTTAGTAGCGTGTTGTGAGAAGTGGTTTCCTGCCCCGGTTACAAAAATTTATAATTGGGTCATTCCATGTCGACATAAACAAAGGTCCCTGgctcaaatatttaattttaattttttcaaatatttaaacatgtatAGCAATGaaagctaaaatattaaatgtcatggatgtatatttactgagtaatccactatttcgTTTAGAATGATACGGATATATCTTTAACTCTTTTTACAGTTACAGgaatgcaaactttggaaaaagaatatttatggcactcagtcAAGTAGGATCTGTGCAATTGTTTTGATAAaaggaaacaagatacatttcgAGTTTCAACATTTCTTTTGTTCTTCACACATtcatctttaaaagaaaagaagtgtACCCACATTTGGGTTTttaccactgaaaatgtgtgtaattgaattatttattccTGGAGCCCCGTTAAGATTCCattatctctggaactgaacaaTACAgcgccttaaaaatgaagatgccaaaaagaaagtttgttaagactcAAAATCTAAAAGgacattaagatatctttagcCAATGCTTCTTTCGTTACAGGCaggcaaactttggagaaaacagcttttttaccatttttgaatggtcaccattggcacataatgcaacaaagactgCTAAGGACAACATATTTTACTAAAggacctaccaatctctgtgtaaaaataacacgATGCTGCCAtatttctgaagtcattttagCCACTGTAACTTGAATTGCCATTTTcacctccctctacaaaatagtggattactcagtatatatttattttgtatttgttttcacttgttatattgaatttattttgatgcTCTCCAGGTTAAGCTAGATTTCTGTTGCTGTTGTTGAATGATGTAAGTTGTCTGCTTTAACCCTGTACGGCCCACTCTTGTAATATTACATCATTTTTAacttgaccaaaaaaaaaaaaaaaccctgttctTTTATTTTCCTCTCTAAACCCATATTTAGGTCTTATTGTTCAGCCTTCCAATGCAATTGGATGCTAGATGTTAAAAATAAGTCACACCATCTTGTTTTTCAGGACTGGATAAATCAGCATTCAAGTAAGTAAAAtacccaaaatatttttttttctgtgattaaTAATATGTCTAGATCATGTAGATATTAGAGTCTTGTTGAATGCTTTGATCATTTTAGATTATGAGCTTGTTTATGTCAGTGTTGTATTTTTGCAACATTGGGTTAAAGGGTTAGCAAAATTTGCCTGTGCACCTTACACATTACATGGATGAATTGTGCTTCTCACCTGTTccatgtacaaaaaaaaaaaaaaaaaaaactagtagaaacatactgtttttgatcattcacaagttttaaattattttctcaaGAATTTGTGTagcaatattttgaaatctGTATCTTaccatttataaaatatacttttcttTCTGGGGTTTGCTTGTTTGCCCAAATATCTGCCTGCCGCATGAGGGACAGGTGATAATGTTCTGTAATTTGGGGTATCAGTGCTATTAGCATGACAAACAAGGGCACAATAAGCTGTATTCAGACAGTAATGTGTGAATTCAGTGGAATGGGTGAATCCTTCACAATGTGTAAGTTTGATTGGGATTGATTTGCATTGAAATGatttagcataaaaaaaaaatgttttttttctatttcagaatGCCATCAGCCAGGAAAGACCGTCTCTTCACACAGTATGTGTTTGATGTCACTGGTGCTGTCCAACATGGGAGGAGTGACTTTGAGATGAACTCTGATACAAGTGATGAAAGTTTAAAGTCAAGTGATTAAAGTTTTCGTTTAGGTTTTGTAAATATAATCTGagcatatattttataataaattaaattttcataaaatatgatttattgtaTCATTATTTTgtggttattattttatatattcatagaGGCCACTGATACAAGGTTACAGAAGCATTACACCCTGCAAAAAACCTCGAGATGTACATTTGTTCAGATAGTGagtaaaacactgaaattcTGCTTCCCCAAGAGCCCAATGTTGCGATATTACAACATTTcaccaaaaactaaaatatcaaaaaagttaaaactcatttttttctgcattagaGGCCTCCCACAACCACAACATATAAATGgtgaaataattttttcacctttttttctgTCTAAATTTGGGTCTTTCAAGGTTAAACTCTAAATGCTGTGTGTCAGTGTGTCAGTCCTGGTGATCTGCACGTCTGATCTGACGCACACGTGCGGCGTCTCATGTCAAAGGCCGCACACTCCAGAGCTCACAGACTTCATCAAGAACGACTCATTTCAGAAACGTAACCATTATATAATTGACTTCTTTTCTGAAAGAGGCAGCCATAACGACACACGCGGCTGTATAATGAGACACAGCTCCTCAGCTGAGCTCCTGTTTCTTCTAAgcagctgatgatctgaatcagacGTGTGAAATAAGACAGAGACTGGCCTTGAGAACCACTGACGCTTACGGACACCATCTCCTGAGTTCCTCCCAATGGATTATAAGACACATCTGTCTCTATGTGTTCTTTACACACTGGGAAACACACTGTCCATTTTAGCAGCATAAAGTTGTGGCCCCTCCTGTTATTAAATACATAGTTCAGGGACACAACAGCTCAGTAATTTCAGAGTCAGAGACTCAAGCGTTTGT is from Labeo rohita strain BAU-BD-2019 chromosome 13, IGBB_LRoh.1.0, whole genome shotgun sequence and encodes:
- the LOC127175468 gene encoding stonin-1; its protein translation is MCSTNHPANWVTFEDEGTTFSSPQKSLRSSTSNSGSIPRPNGLKLVLPSLGSESWSFSSSIESPSMDFSLNGSSCVPSNTPLNTPVALTPAGPSPLCYAPQEQPDFSSGLSSFSQRGSIKLPEGSAFLKASHDEPGHFNPFWGEAEHKRVSWTSSSDSDSGPSLPRFFIRTKDGNEPPQDHLQYSYSYICHKLEQLRTEENQQEGDDGKAEKEKRPSGLGAAKDQVMKRTPSAFVPQGLFLGQRRHGWSLMLRIPEKKNRMSSRQWGPIYLQLLPGALLQLFYEKGLEKPFKEFQLHANCALSGPKLESYGEPRKIATLKVEHVSYVERKRYHPKHEVTHEPEVEQLLKFGTTEYGDLENLLVSIEEELLRLPVPHQQHKHYEEQELSLQISDRVWMRQSKDGAVLECTAITQIHCLAFLNGAVECFLALNDLGLLRQAPAYGSDEEEDIWMEIADYHFHRCVREAEFVDKRLIKFCPPDACRVELMRYRTVPLCCGEPPLSIKAVVTVQGACVELQVFLNVLSSFPSPTETVCENLVVQVPFPGDWVKVPNSMPLLRQKSLKARMNRNTCLGSAHVAESQSVMHVSVGTVKYENVHRAIVWRIERLPPKNVALEQLQSLSCKLELASDQEIPADWFPFVRVECEVADAVASHTRVKSVGIESDVQPQKHLSSRAYYHCQVEIEKKLIEAESVKQSSCATQ